A genomic window from Vibrio echinoideorum includes:
- a CDS encoding DUF2971 domain-containing protein, whose amino-acid sequence MLIGHHYTSIDTFISILESTNIWAANLRNMNDPNEGAFGLDRLRNLIQKQYDTCLSNSTPDLDCFSVSFSLEDDVLSQWRAYANDGTGVSIGFDLDMLDQFITPTIDTVPFTSQIVNVKYGDEDFLGNANRFLSDKNFHDNPDEINLFVRFEQYAYKDLFYKEESEVRLVAELPNPLKFERGCLYQDQYKKTVHERVSPYGLTKYLHFQHSCRATTQTSIKSIRLGPKCPLGIEDVKYLLFKHGVGDYNTIKIAHSNGNYR is encoded by the coding sequence ATGCTAATTGGTCACCATTACACGTCAATTGATACTTTTATTAGCATTCTTGAAAGTACGAATATTTGGGCTGCTAATCTACGGAACATGAATGATCCTAATGAGGGTGCTTTTGGTCTAGATAGGTTAAGAAACCTCATACAAAAGCAGTACGATACTTGTCTCAGCAATTCAACACCTGATTTAGATTGCTTCTCAGTATCTTTTTCTCTCGAGGATGATGTTCTAAGCCAGTGGCGAGCCTATGCAAATGACGGGACTGGTGTATCGATCGGGTTTGATTTAGATATGCTAGACCAGTTTATCACACCAACTATCGATACAGTTCCGTTCACTTCGCAAATCGTTAATGTTAAATATGGTGACGAAGATTTTCTCGGAAACGCCAACCGATTTTTGTCTGACAAAAATTTTCATGACAACCCTGATGAAATAAATTTGTTCGTGAGGTTTGAACAGTATGCTTATAAAGACCTTTTTTATAAAGAGGAAAGTGAAGTCAGGTTGGTAGCAGAATTACCAAACCCTTTGAAGTTTGAAAGGGGCTGTTTATATCAAGATCAATACAAAAAGACAGTCCATGAGAGAGTATCTCCTTATGGGCTTACAAAGTACTTGCATTTCCAGCACAGTTGTCGTGCCACAACTCAAACTTCCATAAAGTCAATTAGACTTGGGCCTAAATGCCCTCTGGGTATCGAGGATGTAAAATATTTGCTGTTTAAGCATGGTGTCGGCGATTACAACACGATAAAGATTGCGCACTCCAACGGCAATTATCGCTAG
- a CDS encoding 8-oxoguanine DNA glycosylase OGG fold protein: MTPSFLKNNLKKIQETEQPSFKIANSYFNYRHHKVIDDILSDCSDGYIGREQVTAYFKNHHYYKGFFAAMIWGGVSTGGVTGDNLTKLLNVTPERLEAIVLVVKHLLAQQAFSQAYNYMEGEGKLKGLGDAYFTKLFFFVAAAETLTIIPPIFDKWTKLAYCALLVDEGSGQLARQYISRVEGVEVKLRTATRSAAFNDFVLRMNRWSKECGVEVNQLESYIFGSHRSKDKTSNNPRFYFESFVAEHHAEVFDTLAAISRSKPTEKAPHSLKSLNKDKSIMPRIVVVYLSPMNKTAYTSTNIDLLDIKKPYGKEPLTLVQGGLGAQGYRVFSGENGATVTDNHKAMRNDPTLQVVYLGGDDLVHCKSEAEQFTDSELLRAAKKSAQDLAKGLGFKKIGR, from the coding sequence ATGACTCCATCATTTTTAAAAAACAATCTCAAAAAAATTCAAGAAACAGAGCAACCAAGCTTTAAAATTGCCAATAGTTATTTTAATTATCGTCACCATAAAGTAATTGATGACATCTTATCTGATTGTTCAGATGGCTATATTGGTCGAGAGCAAGTGACAGCGTATTTTAAAAATCACCATTATTATAAAGGTTTCTTCGCTGCAATGATTTGGGGAGGGGTTTCGACTGGAGGTGTGACTGGGGACAATCTAACCAAGTTACTAAATGTGACGCCAGAGCGGTTAGAAGCTATCGTGTTGGTTGTTAAGCACTTATTGGCGCAACAGGCATTCTCTCAAGCGTACAACTACATGGAAGGAGAGGGTAAGTTAAAAGGCTTAGGCGATGCGTATTTTACCAAGCTGTTTTTCTTCGTTGCTGCAGCGGAGACCTTAACAATTATCCCACCGATTTTTGATAAATGGACCAAACTTGCATACTGTGCATTGCTGGTTGATGAAGGAAGCGGCCAATTGGCTAGGCAGTATATTTCTCGAGTAGAAGGCGTTGAGGTTAAATTAAGAACGGCGACGCGCAGTGCCGCTTTCAACGATTTTGTTCTGAGGATGAATAGATGGTCAAAAGAGTGCGGGGTAGAGGTGAATCAACTAGAAAGCTATATTTTTGGCTCTCATCGCTCTAAAGATAAAACCAGTAATAACCCACGTTTCTACTTTGAGTCGTTTGTTGCTGAACATCATGCCGAGGTATTCGATACTTTAGCTGCAATAAGCAGAAGTAAGCCAACGGAAAAAGCACCGCATTCATTGAAGAGCTTAAACAAAGATAAGTCAATAATGCCACGTATTGTAGTGGTATATCTGTCCCCAATGAATAAAACTGCTTACACCTCAACTAATATCGATTTACTGGATATTAAAAAGCCATACGGTAAGGAGCCGTTAACACTTGTTCAAGGTGGGTTAGGTGCTCAGGGGTATCGTGTTTTTTCAGGTGAAAATGGTGCAACCGTAACGGATAACCATAAGGCAATGCGTAATGACCCAACTTTGCAAGTAGTATATTTAGGTGGCGACGACTTGGTGCACTGTAAGTCGGAAGCTGAACAATTCACAGATAGTGAGTTATTAAGAGCCGCTAAAAAGTCTGCGCAAGACCTAGCGAAGGGGCTAGGGTTTAAGAAGATAGGTCGCTAG
- a CDS encoding Hsp70 family protein, with translation MSDFIGIDFGTSNCVIAAYIDGKEVIVPLESDGSLKMRTTMFVKDTIVISEEVRSDEIDSEIESIKTMLRNELAEEKKNFQHLSEQIRSLEKTFGARESVEDLPESYRLILNAKERSAKKIERVERDLNDGDSILVKARKLALSAKKVTEKSLSEKIENGELLFGKEAFEAFLSDPESGLLFNSPKNFLGAKLSKQQLQTFEVVITQFLTYLKAKVDEYLACDIKEVVLSKPVNYHSTGDPVVGNLQATRLMKHAAMRAGFDNIEFIDEPIAAALSYESSIRNELNALIVDIGGGTTDLTYASLSPAKVGNVERASDIKAVSGGRFGGIELDKKVGFYVVAPYFGKPTLANKEVPIPYEVFSNIFAIDNLPTLTTFYSKPNKDVLYDWLNKAHNKELFQRVLTIQNYRLSHRVMHSIDIAKQKLSRERTTNLNLRYIDDTLSIPLKRSQLDRSFRDWYQPLEKLLDEIMAHQETPDVIFLTGGMSLSPLVQEALLCKFPDIPQETADAFGSVAKGALLAAKTYYSQDVVPSPGEKQQEVQPDSNQLQSTPDFTDSELSRDEVIANLNVTIQKLKSDNQELKAKLLVVCGELNKIHALVEKTTNSLL, from the coding sequence ATGTCTGACTTTATAGGTATCGATTTTGGTACCAGCAATTGTGTTATAGCCGCTTACATTGACGGGAAAGAAGTCATTGTCCCTCTAGAGTCTGACGGTTCTCTTAAAATGCGCACAACAATGTTCGTTAAAGACACTATTGTGATCTCTGAAGAGGTTCGTAGCGACGAGATCGATTCAGAGATAGAGAGTATCAAAACAATGCTTAGGAATGAGCTTGCCGAAGAAAAGAAAAATTTCCAGCACTTATCCGAGCAAATTCGTTCACTAGAGAAAACTTTTGGTGCAAGAGAGTCTGTTGAGGACTTGCCAGAAAGTTATCGGCTTATTTTGAACGCTAAAGAACGTTCTGCAAAAAAAATTGAACGAGTAGAGCGCGATCTAAATGATGGCGACTCAATTTTGGTAAAAGCTCGAAAGCTTGCTTTATCAGCTAAGAAGGTTACCGAGAAATCTTTATCCGAAAAAATTGAAAATGGGGAGCTTTTATTTGGTAAGGAAGCTTTTGAAGCTTTCTTATCAGATCCAGAAAGTGGCCTTCTTTTTAACAGTCCTAAGAACTTCTTAGGTGCTAAGTTAAGTAAGCAACAACTTCAGACATTTGAGGTTGTTATTACTCAGTTTTTAACATACCTAAAAGCAAAAGTGGATGAATACTTAGCTTGTGATATTAAGGAGGTAGTATTATCTAAGCCTGTTAACTACCATTCCACAGGCGACCCAGTAGTCGGAAATTTGCAAGCAACTCGCTTAATGAAGCATGCCGCCATGAGGGCTGGTTTTGATAATATCGAGTTTATTGATGAACCTATCGCTGCTGCTCTGAGTTATGAAAGCTCGATTAGAAATGAACTCAATGCACTAATCGTTGATATCGGAGGAGGTACGACAGACCTAACATATGCGTCCCTATCGCCCGCCAAAGTTGGTAACGTAGAACGCGCTTCAGATATCAAAGCTGTAAGCGGTGGCCGATTTGGTGGTATAGAGTTGGACAAGAAAGTAGGTTTCTACGTTGTTGCCCCCTATTTTGGAAAGCCCACCTTAGCTAATAAAGAAGTGCCTATTCCATATGAGGTGTTTTCTAATATATTTGCCATAGACAACTTACCGACACTAACTACATTTTATAGTAAACCAAATAAAGATGTTTTATACGACTGGTTAAACAAGGCACACAATAAAGAGTTGTTCCAACGTGTTCTGACAATTCAGAATTATCGTTTGTCACATCGTGTCATGCATAGTATTGATATTGCGAAACAAAAGCTGAGTAGGGAAAGAACTACCAATCTAAACCTTAGATATATTGACGATACATTATCGATCCCTCTGAAGAGATCACAGCTTGATAGAAGCTTTAGAGATTGGTATCAACCTCTTGAGAAACTTCTTGATGAGATAATGGCCCATCAAGAGACTCCGGATGTAATCTTTTTGACTGGAGGCATGAGTTTATCACCTTTAGTTCAAGAAGCTTTATTATGTAAGTTCCCTGATATTCCACAAGAAACAGCCGACGCTTTTGGTTCTGTTGCTAAAGGAGCCCTATTGGCCGCAAAAACATATTATAGTCAGGACGTTGTACCAAGTCCGGGAGAAAAACAGCAAGAGGTTCAACCCGATAGCAATCAGCTTCAATCAACCCCAGATTTTACTGACTCGGAATTATCGCGAGACGAGGTAATTGCTAATTTGAACGTGACAATCCAAAAGCTTAAAAGTGATAACCAAGAGCTAAAAGCTAAGCTTTTGGTTGTTTGTGGTGAGTTAAACAAGATACATGCGCTAGTTGAGAAAACGACCAATAGTTTACTGTAA
- a CDS encoding TerB family tellurite resistance protein produces the protein MFIQHLNLDQQSALYHFSKQLIAADGHIDDRETLLLETIVAQCSDSVDLSRIFDLIELSALFSETPQKMAFLIELVGVGYADQVFDESEDNFIRHIAEVIGVDLPRLEKLKDWVQRQMTLVTEAQQFLEK, from the coding sequence ATGTTTATTCAGCACCTTAACCTTGATCAGCAATCAGCGCTGTATCATTTTTCAAAACAACTTATTGCTGCAGATGGCCACATCGATGATCGTGAAACCTTGCTGCTGGAGACCATCGTGGCTCAATGCAGCGACAGTGTTGATTTAAGTAGAATATTCGACTTAATTGAACTATCTGCGTTGTTTTCAGAAACCCCTCAGAAAATGGCCTTCCTAATTGAGCTTGTCGGTGTTGGCTATGCTGATCAAGTTTTTGATGAAAGTGAAGACAATTTCATTAGGCACATCGCAGAAGTAATCGGCGTTGACTTACCACGTCTGGAAAAACTGAAAGATTGGGTCCAGCGCCAGATGACACTTGTAACAGAAGCACAGCAATTTTTGGAGAAATAG
- a CDS encoding recombinase family protein, which translates to MKIGYARVSTQDQTLDVQLEQLKRIGCDKIYQEQASGKSSDREQLNLLLDFAREGDVIHVTKVDRIARNTIDALQIADQLAQKKAGLVFHDLGDLDINSDVGRVIYTTISAFAEMERKRILQRCNEGRERARSEGRHLGRFPNKTLHTRIQELAGQGMNKHAISKELECSRTTVYKVLGKNISL; encoded by the coding sequence ATGAAAATTGGTTATGCTCGTGTTAGCACCCAAGACCAAACGCTCGATGTTCAACTTGAACAACTTAAACGTATTGGTTGTGACAAAATTTACCAAGAGCAAGCGAGCGGTAAATCCTCTGATAGAGAACAGCTTAACCTGTTGCTGGATTTTGCAAGGGAGGGAGATGTTATTCATGTTACCAAAGTCGACCGCATTGCTCGAAATACCATCGATGCTTTGCAAATTGCCGATCAGCTAGCGCAAAAGAAAGCGGGTTTGGTGTTTCATGACTTGGGGGATTTAGATATCAATAGCGATGTAGGTAGAGTCATTTATACGACCATATCGGCGTTTGCTGAAATGGAAAGAAAACGAATATTACAGCGTTGTAATGAAGGCAGAGAGCGTGCTCGCTCTGAGGGGAGGCATCTTGGCCGATTTCCTAATAAGACGCTTCATACGCGTATTCAAGAGCTTGCAGGCCAAGGAATGAACAAGCATGCGATCAGTAAAGAGTTAGAGTGCAGTAGGACTACGGTCTATAAGGTTCTAGGAAAAAATATCTCTCTTTAG
- a CDS encoding helix-turn-helix transcriptional regulator, protein MSNRKSTQDSLAIALEILKRIPRHRKITALELREQLEAIGLSRDIRTIQRNLEMLSEHFAIDRDTRSKPYGYRFRSSSHALGASSLNAHESLLLALAERHLKFLLPKDVLSSLRPHFNEANYNLEFDPNNHKDRVWKDKIKIVRETQPLLAPKIDKTVIENISKALYEDRLLTVTYHNANKQTRKATIMPLGLAQQGIRLYLVCRFEGFDNERSLAIHRINDATVSSFNFKRPEGFSLAKYDSDGRFAFGEGEYCNLQFEINKQSGYHLLETPLSEDQVVEELENSYKISAIVIDSFILDKWLKSFGSDVFNIHKKKGTHNVYSAP, encoded by the coding sequence TTGTCAAACAGAAAAAGTACGCAAGATTCATTGGCTATTGCGCTTGAAATCTTAAAAAGAATACCGAGACACAGAAAGATCACCGCCCTAGAGTTACGTGAACAACTCGAAGCAATTGGTCTCTCGAGAGATATTCGCACAATACAGCGCAATTTGGAGATGTTAAGTGAACACTTTGCCATCGATAGAGATACACGCTCTAAACCCTATGGTTATCGTTTTAGAAGCAGTAGCCATGCTTTAGGCGCTAGTTCACTCAATGCACACGAGTCCCTACTTCTGGCTTTAGCTGAAAGACACCTAAAATTTTTGCTGCCAAAAGACGTGTTGAGCTCATTACGACCCCATTTTAACGAGGCGAACTACAATCTAGAGTTTGATCCTAATAATCACAAAGATCGAGTTTGGAAAGACAAAATAAAAATAGTTAGAGAGACTCAACCTCTTTTGGCACCAAAAATTGATAAAACGGTCATAGAAAACATAAGCAAAGCGCTCTATGAAGATCGCCTACTGACTGTCACTTATCACAATGCCAATAAGCAGACGAGAAAAGCCACGATAATGCCTCTCGGGCTCGCACAGCAAGGTATTAGATTATATCTGGTTTGTCGCTTTGAAGGTTTCGACAATGAAAGAAGCTTAGCCATACACCGTATAAATGATGCGACAGTATCGTCATTTAACTTCAAGAGACCGGAAGGGTTTTCTTTAGCAAAATACGACTCCGATGGCAGGTTTGCCTTTGGCGAAGGCGAATACTGTAACCTCCAGTTCGAAATCAACAAGCAGTCCGGATACCACCTCCTTGAAACTCCGTTATCAGAAGATCAAGTCGTAGAAGAACTTGAAAATAGCTACAAAATTTCAGCCATCGTAATCGACTCATTCATACTCGATAAATGGCTAAAGAGCTTTGGCTCTGATGTTTTTAATATTCACAAAAAGAAAGGAACCCACAATGTTTATTCAGCACCTTAA
- a CDS encoding phosphatidylinositol-specific phospholipase C encodes MADVSTKNWMSALDKNLTLDSISMPGTHDSGTQKALKGGARTQNFGIYDQLSDGIRFLDIRVKPNGPELDPLNIYHGDFSCGISFGDVLNDCLKFLSENPSESVVMLMNAATNSDKDIQTKFDEYLKQEKYKHLFYLEPRIPALHEAQSKIVLLRRFDGDEGIDLSNGWEKNATFTLTTPENQVFRIEDEYQQHDTHKKMATVHSSINRAMETPNDNAVHITYNSISLGGHSPYQYAWGGGFGKVDPKMNPGLTEFLAEQQKGKRFGIVVLDFYNNEEGHIDNRNAELIINANSGVDLKNSEYARSSSIIKEDHSYLV; translated from the coding sequence ATGGCTGACGTAAGCACAAAAAACTGGATGAGTGCACTAGACAAAAACTTAACACTGGACAGTATTTCCATGCCGGGGACTCATGATTCAGGGACTCAAAAAGCCCTTAAAGGGGGAGCTAGAACACAAAACTTTGGCATTTATGATCAACTATCAGATGGCATTCGTTTCCTCGACATTCGTGTGAAACCAAACGGTCCAGAACTTGACCCTCTAAATATTTACCATGGTGACTTTAGTTGCGGCATTTCTTTCGGTGATGTTCTAAATGATTGTTTAAAGTTTCTCTCAGAAAACCCAAGTGAATCCGTCGTTATGCTTATGAACGCCGCGACAAACAGTGATAAAGACATTCAAACAAAATTCGATGAATACCTTAAACAAGAGAAGTACAAACATCTATTTTACTTAGAGCCACGAATACCAGCATTGCATGAAGCCCAGAGCAAAATTGTTTTGTTAAGACGTTTTGATGGCGATGAAGGTATCGATCTATCCAATGGGTGGGAAAAGAATGCAACCTTCACTCTGACAACGCCCGAAAACCAAGTGTTCCGAATAGAAGATGAATACCAGCAGCACGATACTCACAAGAAAATGGCTACCGTACACTCCTCAATAAACAGAGCTATGGAGACACCAAATGATAACGCTGTGCATATTACATACAATAGCATCTCACTTGGGGGACACTCACCTTACCAATACGCTTGGGGTGGCGGTTTCGGTAAAGTAGATCCGAAGATGAATCCAGGACTAACGGAATTCTTGGCTGAGCAACAAAAGGGAAAAAGGTTTGGTATTGTTGTTCTAGACTTTTACAACAACGAAGAAGGTCATATAGATAACAGAAATGCCGAGCTGATTATCAACGCCAACTCGGGAGTTGACTTGAAAAATAGCGAGTATGCAAGAAGTTCATCTATCATTAAAGAAGACCATTCTTACTTAGTTTAA
- a CDS encoding endonuclease domain-containing protein encodes MATEIEKYIHQNTKTSHKRWESIVMYALHFALRDVQLRSQYKIGPYLVDGYFPDLNLVVEIDEEHHDSQIEDDRIREAYIQKELGCEFYRIDVKEPVYEQVDQLIAKVRSCSTAEWVIEAKVRKEGDYSKQKREELEEVGAFDFLNCLQEDLEQLDIKIDRNHIGTPLTPPNGEVGFMIHFDGLTLCMIVTKSLKPKLLVTDYAETIPEYLSLELSDWKNTTGNKYKVIESFKGQKSRDDVFEHLKNTLNQLLKR; translated from the coding sequence ATGGCAACAGAAATAGAAAAGTATATTCATCAGAATACGAAAACCAGCCACAAAAGATGGGAGTCTATTGTTATGTATGCTCTGCATTTTGCCTTAAGGGATGTACAGCTGCGTTCACAATATAAAATTGGTCCGTACTTGGTGGACGGTTATTTCCCTGACCTAAATTTAGTGGTTGAGATTGATGAAGAACATCACGACTCTCAAATTGAAGATGATAGGATTCGAGAAGCTTACATTCAGAAAGAGTTAGGGTGTGAGTTTTATCGGATAGATGTGAAAGAGCCCGTGTATGAGCAAGTTGACCAGTTGATAGCAAAAGTAAGAAGTTGTTCAACAGCAGAGTGGGTGATTGAAGCGAAAGTAAGAAAAGAGGGCGACTACTCTAAGCAAAAAAGAGAAGAGCTAGAAGAAGTTGGAGCATTCGATTTCCTGAATTGTTTACAAGAAGATCTTGAGCAATTGGATATAAAGATTGATCGCAACCATATTGGTACTCCATTGACGCCGCCAAATGGAGAAGTAGGTTTTATGATTCACTTCGATGGTTTAACTCTATGCATGATCGTGACTAAAAGTCTAAAGCCTAAACTTCTTGTGACCGATTATGCTGAAACTATACCGGAGTATTTATCTCTTGAGTTGTCAGATTGGAAAAATACAACTGGAAATAAATACAAAGTCATTGAAAGTTTCAAAGGACAAAAGTCTCGTGATGACGTCTTTGAGCATTTGAAAAATACGTTAAATCAGCTTCTTAAACGCTAA
- the yhhC gene encoding cyclophane-containing peptide 2OG-Fe(II) oxygenase YhhC encodes MFPKFKNVKFYDTPYKHFTSSSNLNEKTIQELLSWLDLEAPWKLVETDFYEQYELSLNSSDNLGEAKFLIDQDTLSQLRAQVESLFKVNIEEKVEVVAHKLVKGQTIRVHNDYLQEDHRETHRVLLQISKEFKESNGGYLMTFNGPNSDDLNSVIPPIPGSIQGFEISQNSHHAVSTVHGGVRYTIIYTFKERSSC; translated from the coding sequence ATGTTTCCTAAGTTTAAAAACGTGAAGTTTTACGACACCCCCTACAAGCATTTTACTAGCTCCTCAAACCTTAACGAAAAAACCATACAAGAGTTACTTTCTTGGCTTGATCTAGAGGCTCCATGGAAGCTTGTCGAAACAGATTTTTATGAGCAATATGAGTTAAGCTTAAATTCGAGCGATAACTTAGGTGAAGCTAAGTTTCTTATTGATCAAGACACTCTGTCTCAATTGAGAGCTCAAGTCGAAAGTTTATTTAAAGTTAATATCGAAGAAAAAGTTGAAGTTGTAGCTCATAAACTAGTCAAAGGGCAAACCATTAGGGTTCATAATGATTACCTCCAAGAGGATCATCGAGAGACTCACCGAGTGCTTCTTCAAATAAGTAAGGAATTTAAAGAAAGCAATGGCGGGTACTTAATGACATTTAACGGGCCTAACTCTGATGACTTAAACTCGGTAATTCCTCCTATCCCAGGATCTATTCAAGGGTTTGAAATATCGCAAAACTCACACCATGCAGTAAGCACGGTTCATGGTGGAGTAAGATATACTATTATTTATACGTTTAAAGAAAGATCATCGTGTTAA
- a CDS encoding helix-turn-helix transcriptional regulator, whose protein sequence is MSDTRTLRHMAILRYIPQEPQYTTTRELSDKLSNDGFEINMRMLQRDIEILCCQHPLSCDDAVRPHHWYRIQGVSDASLEMTPSTALAINMLSEQSHYLLPQQVHDNLKGFFLQATQKFAMAPENPLYHWPSRIANLSPGFQLCKPSIDEKVMQVVERALIQQTPLEIDYRPRPPRYSKKYQINPLGLVTRGSVYYLIATLRENGDYRHFVLHRIQGIESMVPTSNQVPDFNLATYIENGNLSFPKDSKITLELKISYVEGYHLLETPIHPEQEVSYPDPHHFIVKARVNYTEELKWWLMSLSDISEVIAPISLRKELAESLEKAVRQYQ, encoded by the coding sequence ATGTCTGATACCCGAACACTGCGCCACATGGCGATATTGCGTTATATCCCTCAAGAGCCTCAATATACGACGACGCGAGAGCTAAGCGATAAGCTAAGTAATGATGGCTTTGAAATTAATATGCGAATGCTACAGAGGGACATTGAAATATTATGTTGTCAGCATCCTTTGAGCTGCGATGATGCCGTCAGGCCGCATCATTGGTATCGCATTCAAGGGGTTAGTGATGCATCGTTAGAAATGACGCCTAGCACAGCCCTCGCCATTAATATGCTGAGTGAACAGTCTCACTATTTGTTACCTCAGCAAGTACATGACAATCTAAAAGGCTTCTTCTTGCAGGCTACACAAAAGTTCGCTATGGCACCGGAAAATCCTTTATACCATTGGCCGTCACGTATCGCGAACCTATCTCCTGGTTTTCAGCTTTGTAAGCCCTCAATTGACGAGAAAGTAATGCAAGTTGTTGAGCGTGCTTTGATCCAACAAACCCCCTTAGAGATTGATTATCGGCCTCGGCCACCAAGGTATAGTAAGAAGTATCAAATAAACCCATTAGGTCTGGTTACTCGTGGGTCTGTGTATTATCTTATTGCGACATTACGAGAAAATGGCGATTATCGACACTTTGTATTGCATCGAATTCAAGGTATAGAATCGATGGTCCCTACCTCAAACCAGGTTCCAGATTTCAACTTAGCGACCTATATTGAAAATGGTAATCTAAGCTTTCCTAAAGACAGCAAAATCACACTAGAATTGAAAATATCCTATGTCGAAGGGTACCATTTGCTTGAAACTCCAATTCATCCTGAGCAAGAAGTCAGCTACCCAGATCCTCACCACTTTATTGTAAAAGCAAGAGTGAACTATACAGAAGAACTTAAGTGGTGGTTAATGTCGCTTTCTGACATTAGTGAGGTTATTGCTCCTATTTCTTTAAGAAAGGAACTCGCAGAGAGTTTAGAAAAAGCAGTACGTCAATATCAGTAA
- a CDS encoding DUF2971 domain-containing protein — translation MKQLFKYLPEPRNLFEEGFIRLSQMVALNDPFEASFCMTSLEQLSSHFDEENAHDIELGELSFSDYVQKKMHHIGVISFSENKENLLMWAHYANEHKGIIAGVSQFYDRSIFHKLFRADALLNTSMAEEFSPFDGIAKPVSYRKGLRYRHDKFDYDYSNISVEGADRILYEVFMQKSDEWIYEQEHRVVLRLEQADRVIIDKLQDVENETIRKSLAKNPHVNIDQDTERCTIDLWKFDDDSLRVAAAIALVKLSKKPSTIFLMRLCASSINNCLIGLKSTLKKQDVLGGYASSVGYLDVWKTTKNSDYYSLEFEEI, via the coding sequence ATGAAGCAATTATTTAAATATTTACCTGAACCAAGAAATCTTTTTGAAGAAGGGTTCATCCGATTGTCGCAGATGGTTGCGCTGAATGACCCTTTTGAAGCTTCATTTTGCATGACTAGCTTGGAGCAATTATCATCACACTTCGATGAAGAAAATGCTCACGACATAGAATTAGGTGAGTTAAGTTTTTCAGACTATGTTCAGAAGAAAATGCATCATATTGGAGTGATTAGCTTCTCGGAGAACAAGGAAAACCTTTTGATGTGGGCGCATTATGCAAATGAGCATAAAGGAATAATAGCAGGTGTATCTCAATTCTATGACAGATCTATCTTTCATAAGCTATTCAGAGCTGATGCCTTGCTCAATACTTCAATGGCAGAAGAGTTTTCTCCCTTTGATGGCATAGCCAAGCCCGTTTCTTACCGCAAGGGGCTAAGATACCGTCATGACAAGTTCGATTATGACTATTCCAATATTAGTGTGGAAGGTGCCGATCGAATTCTGTACGAAGTGTTTATGCAAAAAAGTGATGAGTGGATCTATGAACAAGAGCACAGAGTCGTATTACGCCTTGAACAAGCAGACAGGGTTATTATCGACAAGCTTCAAGATGTTGAAAATGAAACAATACGCAAGTCATTAGCCAAAAACCCACATGTCAATATTGACCAAGATACAGAAAGGTGCACCATCGACTTGTGGAAGTTTGATGATGACAGTTTGCGTGTTGCTGCAGCAATAGCTCTCGTGAAGCTTAGCAAAAAACCATCAACTATTTTCCTAATGAGGCTATGTGCAAGTAGCATCAATAACTGTCTTATTGGCTTAAAATCAACTCTGAAAAAACAAGACGTGCTTGGCGGTTATGCAAGTTCCGTGGGTTACCTAGATGTATGGAAAACTACCAAAAATAGTGACTACTATAGTTTGGAGTTTGAGGAAATATGA